In Desulfobulbus oralis, one DNA window encodes the following:
- a CDS encoding tetratricopeptide repeat protein, which translates to MNGTNWLVFLATIAVLAAALGWRRLRRKAARPSKHAARPAPQMDGPAIGGGTAGGQPMAEPLPPPELSEPEVAGPPRPDSVSSVLLWEVFLARQHALAVTCRLKLESLEDKVGGAQERRLAQQQVRISGERMVRLEASYQEELACHEAVIAFLGKLADRDPGSPAAQIRESLLHSAFPGEAEHFLDEWSQDRQHGRTRSAMAAFLSGRLAELRIDLAQALTCYCRALHLAPDDPEYLRTAGNLAHQLGHYDYARRWRAALLRLIRQRPGGCNPLELALAQRDLAYTCLKAGRQDEAGPLYKSAMSVMGTELGNNHPEMATAWFQIGEMQESQGTFEQAYVLYQRSFKMLESTLGLLDPRLCPALEKLATLSLRFGREQDALAYYRKLVTIQEKALSPDHPFLADSLTALAEACISCGEFSLAEQCCRKSLKITEAIHEREHPTIVALLSELSWLCAQQGKLEEASRYQNEAEAIHAALDRDEAPAPAS; encoded by the coding sequence CTGGCAGCGGCACTGGGCTGGCGGCGTCTGCGTCGCAAGGCGGCCCGGCCTTCGAAACACGCCGCCCGTCCGGCGCCCCAGATGGATGGGCCTGCCATTGGGGGCGGGACAGCGGGAGGCCAGCCGATGGCCGAGCCCCTGCCGCCCCCGGAGCTCTCCGAGCCCGAGGTGGCAGGGCCGCCCCGCCCGGATTCGGTCAGTTCGGTGCTTTTATGGGAAGTGTTTCTGGCCCGGCAGCATGCCCTGGCGGTGACCTGCCGGCTGAAGCTGGAGTCTTTGGAAGACAAGGTCGGCGGCGCGCAGGAGCGCCGTCTGGCCCAGCAGCAGGTGCGCATTTCCGGCGAACGCATGGTCCGTCTGGAGGCCAGCTATCAGGAAGAGCTTGCCTGCCATGAGGCGGTCATTGCCTTTCTGGGCAAGCTGGCCGACCGGGATCCCGGGTCGCCGGCCGCACAGATCAGAGAGTCCCTGCTGCACAGCGCCTTTCCCGGCGAGGCCGAGCATTTTCTGGATGAGTGGAGTCAGGACAGGCAGCATGGCCGCACCCGGAGTGCCATGGCCGCCTTTTTGAGCGGGCGCTTGGCCGAACTCCGCATTGATCTGGCTCAGGCCCTGACCTGCTATTGCCGGGCTCTGCACCTGGCCCCGGACGACCCCGAATACCTGCGCACGGCCGGCAATCTGGCCCATCAACTGGGCCACTATGATTACGCGCGACGGTGGCGCGCTGCGCTGCTCCGCCTCATCCGCCAGCGCCCGGGCGGCTGCAATCCGCTGGAACTGGCCCTGGCCCAGCGTGATCTGGCCTACACCTGCCTGAAGGCTGGGCGTCAGGATGAAGCCGGCCCGCTTTATAAAAGTGCCATGAGCGTCATGGGCACTGAGCTGGGCAACAATCACCCGGAAATGGCCACAGCCTGGTTTCAGATCGGCGAAATGCAGGAGAGCCAGGGCACCTTTGAGCAGGCCTATGTCCTGTATCAGCGCAGCTTCAAAATGCTGGAGTCCACGTTGGGCCTGCTAGACCCCAGACTTTGCCCGGCTCTGGAAAAGCTGGCCACCCTGTCCCTGCGCTTTGGCCGGGAACAGGATGCCCTGGCCTATTACCGCAAATTGGTGACCATTCAGGAAAAGGCGCTGTCCCCCGATCATCCCTTCCTGGCGGACAGCCTGACCGCCCTGGCCGAGGCCTGCATCAGTTGCGGCGAGTTTTCGCTGGCCGAGCAGTGCTGCCGGAAAAGCCTGAAAATCACCGAAGCCATTCACGAGCGCGAGCACCCGACAATCGTCGCGTTGCTCTCCGAACTGAGCTGGCTCTGCGCCCAGCAGGGCAAGCTGGAGGAGGCCAGCCGCTATCAGAACGAGGCCGAGGCCATCCATGCGGCGCTGGACAGGGACGAAGCGCCGGCGCCTGCTTCCTGA